One Thermodesulfobacteriota bacterium genomic window carries:
- the rsmI gene encoding 16S rRNA (cytidine(1402)-2'-O)-methyltransferase → MSTPLALAPGTLAVVALPLGNPADITARAIDVLRAVDLIAAEDTRTARRQLSPHGVRATFVSYHDWNEEQRARALVDRLARGQRVALVCEAGTPGISDPGYDVVRLARLRGMPVVPVPGACALTAFLSVSGLPTDAFSFYGFPPSRPSKRRALFADLAGRTETLVFYESPRRIVAALGDALETLGDREAALGRELTKTHEEFFFGPLSAIRDALASRPKVLGEACWGVRGAAQSPRAGAVDQEAALAEIRASGLPPREAARELGRRCGLPAKEAYELLVQGRDSAPRARERRGDA, encoded by the coding sequence ATGTCTACCCCTCTTGCCCTCGCCCCGGGCACCCTCGCCGTGGTCGCCCTGCCCCTTGGGAATCCCGCCGACATCACCGCGCGCGCCATCGACGTCCTGCGCGCGGTCGACCTGATCGCTGCGGAGGACACGCGCACGGCCCGCCGGCAGCTCTCTCCCCACGGGGTGCGGGCAACGTTCGTCTCCTACCACGACTGGAACGAGGAGCAGCGCGCCCGGGCGCTGGTGGACCGCCTCGCCCGGGGGCAGCGGGTCGCCCTGGTGTGCGAGGCGGGAACCCCGGGAATCTCCGACCCGGGGTACGATGTGGTCCGCCTGGCACGGCTCCGGGGGATGCCCGTGGTGCCGGTGCCCGGCGCCTGCGCGCTGACCGCCTTCCTGAGCGTCTCCGGGTTGCCCACCGACGCCTTCTCCTTCTATGGCTTCCCACCGAGCCGGCCCTCGAAGCGCCGGGCGCTCTTTGCGGACCTCGCGGGGCGCACCGAGACCCTGGTCTTCTACGAGTCGCCCCGGCGGATCGTGGCCGCCCTGGGGGACGCCCTGGAAACCCTGGGCGATCGGGAGGCGGCCCTGGGGCGGGAGCTGACCAAGACCCACGAGGAGTTCTTCTTCGGGCCGCTTTCCGCCATTCGAGACGCCCTCGCCTCCCGCCCCAAGGTGCTGGGAGAAGCCTGCTGGGGCGTGCGGGGGGCGGCGCAAAGCCCGCGGGCTGGAGCCGTCGACCAGGAAGCCGCCCTCGCCGAGATCCGCGCCTCGGGCCTGCCTCCCCGCGAGGCGGCGCGGGAGCTGGGTCGCCGCTGCGGCCTGCCGGCCAAGGAGGCCTACGAGCTCCTGGTGCAGGGCCGGGACTCTGCGCCGCGAGCCCGGGAGCGGCGCGGAGACGCTTGA
- a CDS encoding HD domain-containing protein — MAIRKTRSVQSLKEGTPEGRAFEDVFAVTKKSLLTSARDKPYLRLTLSDRTGEIEGFVWEDADVFAGRFEAGDLVAVSARVQVRNEAPQLRVDSVERLSDRELEGLDRRAFLPGLDLEACRVLWEELSALAAQVTHPELRRLLGSFLDDPKFRAVFQDAPAAKGFHHAYLGGLLEHTVGVLRLARALGALYRDRLNLDLLLTGAFFHDIGKVRELSRRPGFDYTEEGALLGHIVAGTHMVRDAAARLPGFPPALLLQLEHLILSHHGEKEWGAPVQPQTLEALALHYLDNLDAKIAGAAQWLDRENVSAGSWSSFWRGMNRSLLRTPNFGPADGAGVHGGQGMADVEAALLRLDEPEPKPAGPGPGEEEQRQNAAPKDRQVPGARGSQRELF; from the coding sequence ATGGCCATTCGGAAGACCCGCTCCGTCCAGTCCCTCAAGGAGGGCACCCCGGAAGGCCGAGCCTTCGAGGACGTCTTTGCCGTCACCAAGAAGAGCCTCCTTACCTCGGCCCGCGACAAGCCCTATCTGCGTCTTACCCTGTCCGACCGCACCGGAGAGATCGAGGGGTTCGTCTGGGAGGACGCCGATGTGTTCGCCGGCCGCTTCGAGGCCGGCGACCTGGTGGCGGTGTCCGCCCGGGTCCAGGTGCGCAACGAGGCGCCCCAGCTGCGGGTCGACTCCGTGGAGCGGCTGTCGGACCGGGAGCTCGAAGGGCTCGACCGCCGGGCGTTCCTGCCGGGCCTCGACCTGGAGGCATGCAGGGTTCTCTGGGAGGAGCTCTCCGCCCTGGCCGCGCAGGTCACCCACCCCGAACTGCGCCGCCTGCTCGGCAGCTTCCTGGACGACCCGAAGTTTCGTGCGGTCTTCCAGGACGCCCCGGCGGCCAAGGGTTTCCACCACGCCTACCTGGGAGGGCTCCTGGAGCACACGGTGGGCGTGCTGCGGCTTGCCCGCGCCCTGGGGGCGCTCTACCGGGACCGCCTCAACCTGGACCTGCTCCTGACCGGCGCCTTCTTCCACGATATCGGCAAGGTGCGCGAACTCTCGCGCCGCCCCGGGTTCGACTACACCGAGGAGGGGGCGCTGCTGGGCCACATCGTGGCGGGAACCCACATGGTGCGCGACGCCGCGGCCCGCCTCCCGGGCTTTCCCCCGGCCCTGCTGCTCCAGCTCGAGCACCTCATCCTGAGCCACCACGGGGAGAAGGAGTGGGGCGCGCCGGTCCAGCCCCAGACCCTGGAGGCCCTGGCCCTGCACTACCTGGACAACCTGGACGCGAAGATCGCGGGGGCCGCCCAGTGGCTCGATCGCGAAAATGTGAGCGCGGGCTCGTGGTCCTCGTTCTGGCGGGGGATGAACCGCTCGCTCCTGCGCACGCCGAACTTCGGCCCTGCCGACGGCGCCGGGGTTCACGGGGGGCAGGGCATGGCCGACGTGGAGGCCGCCCTGCTGCGGCTGGACGAGCCGGAACCGAAACCTGCGGGCCCCGGCCCCGGGGAGGAGGAACAGCGCCAGAACGCTGCGCCCAAAGACCGCCAGGTCCCGGGAGCCCGGGGCAGCCAGCGGGAGCTGTTCTAG
- a CDS encoding cytochrome c3 family protein → MKRLAVAALALGIAAPAFAYGPHDPNCVECHSIHAAKGKAILAVAPNTKQQNPSTGAGAAGDQALCLGCHSEEQGIMPIHLSSTHPVGMKPNKVKVPAEMLRKDGTLGCASCHDPHPSNPNHKYLQGGVSKGSEIGKFCALCHADKADTGAFSKAGAAAVPAKK, encoded by the coding sequence ATGAAAAGGCTCGCCGTCGCCGCACTCGCCCTGGGGATCGCCGCTCCGGCCTTCGCCTACGGGCCCCACGACCCCAACTGCGTCGAGTGCCACTCGATCCACGCCGCCAAGGGCAAGGCCATCCTGGCCGTTGCCCCCAACACCAAGCAGCAGAACCCCTCCACCGGAGCCGGGGCCGCAGGCGACCAGGCCCTTTGCCTGGGCTGCCACAGCGAAGAGCAGGGCATCATGCCCATCCACCTCTCCAGCACCCATCCGGTGGGCATGAAGCCCAACAAGGTCAAGGTGCCGGCGGAGATGCTGCGCAAGGACGGGACCCTCGGGTGCGCGAGCTGCCACGATCCCCACCCGTCGAACCCCAACCACAAGTACCTCCAGGGCGGCGTGTCCAAGGGCTCGGAGATCGGAAAGTTCTGCGCCCTGTGCCACGCGGACAAGGCCGACACCGGGGCCTTCTCCAAGGCGGGCGCAGCCGCCGTTCCCGCCAAGAAGTAG